In Salmo trutta chromosome 28, fSalTru1.1, whole genome shotgun sequence, one DNA window encodes the following:
- the LOC115165970 gene encoding ADP-ribosylation factor-like protein 8A, translated as MIALINKLLDWFKALFWKEEMELTLVGLQYSGKTTFVNVIASGQFSEDMIPTVGFNMRKITKGNVTIKLWDIGGQPRFRSMWERYCRGVSAIVYMVDAADPEKIEASKNELHNLLDKPQLQGIPVLVLGNKRDLPGSLDEKELIERMNLSAIQDREICCYSISCKEKDNIDITLQWLIQHSRTKRSTS; from the exons ATGATCGCGTTGATCAACAAGCTCCTTGACTGGTTTAAAGCACTATTTTGGAAGGAGGAGATGGAGTTGACTTTGGTGGGACTACAGTATTCGGGAAAGACAACCTTCGTAAACGTGATTGCG TCAGGCCAGTTCAGTGAAGACATGATTCCCACAGTGGGCTTCAACATGAGGAAAATCACCAAGGGAAACGTCACCATTAAG CTGTGGGATATCGGCGGTCAGCCTCGATTCAGGAGTATGTGGGAGCGATACTGCCGAGGAGTCAGTGCCATTGT GTACATGGTTGATGCAGCAGACCCAGAGAAAATTGAGGCCTCTAAGAATGAACTACACAACTTGTTGGACAAGCCCCAGCTCCAGGGTATTCCT GTTCTTGTCTTGGGGAACAAGAGAGATCTTCCTGGGTCGCTTGATGAGAAAGAGCTGATTGAGAGGAT GAACCTCTCGGCCATCCAGGACAGAGAGATCTGCTGTTACTCTATCTCTTGCAAGGAAAAGGACAACATTG ATATAACACTACAGTGGCTGATCCAGCACTCCAGAACCAAGCGGAGCACTTCATGA
- the LOC115165967 gene encoding G-protein coupled receptor 37-like 1, whose translation MMIPFISLVILLTVWASDAKNVPQTNSASVEKDMSNLDIQVIQSHGYGDEDVKQLQFDKQHKRAPRGAEIMDTDAGEPQSTFSQSYENEFFTTPRATQFSNSTLDTGATGANTDGDQGNISTTERGITHIHNPLYPVTDSSYTAYAVMFLSLVVFAVGIIGNLAVMCIVWHNYYMRSAWNYILASLAFWDFLVLCFCLPVVVFNELTNKRLLGDISCRVVPYMEVTSLGVTSFSLCALGIDRFNATTSSQPKTRRVERCQSVLAKLLVIWVGSMVLAAPELLLWQLSQAVSPATGALMDSCTMNPTSNLPESIYALVINYHECRMWWYFGCYFCLPVVFTLLCQLATCHVSHDSIPERLEERSPSKKQKIQHNQQVERQLNCTVMALAVVYGICALPENVCNIVLAYTAMPISDNTATLLALINQFFLFFKSSVTPVLLLCLCKSLGQAFMDCCCCCCEECQPGSSSSPGTEAKLKSTSTIFFDKAKDSSTILSISGSS comes from the exons ATGATGATTCCCTTTATTTCATTGGTGATACTATTGACTGTGTGGGCTTCCGATGCAAAAAATGTTCCACAGACAAACAGTGCATCTGTTGAAAAGGATATGTCAAATCTCGACATTCAAGTCATTCAAAGCCATGGTTATGGTGACGAGGATGTAAAACAACTGCAATTTGACAAGCAGCACAAGAGAGCGCCGCGGGGCGCAGAGATCATGGACACAGATGCAGGTGAACCTCAGTCTACCTTCTCACAGTCTTACGAGAATGAATTCTTCACCACACCCAGAGCCACCCAGTTCTCTAACTCAACCCTAGACACTGGAGCCACTGGGGCCAACACAGATGGGGACCAGGGCAATATCAGCACCACAGAGCGGGGCATCACCCACATCCACAACCCTCTGTACCCAGTGACTGACAGCTCCTACACTGCCTACGCTGTCATGTTCCTGTCTCTGGTGGTGTTCGCTGTGGGGATTATAGGGAACCTGGCTGTGATGTGCATCGTCTGGCACAACTACTACATGAGGAGTGCCTGGAACTACATCCTGGCCAGCTTGGCTTTCTGGGATTTCCTGGTGCTCTGCTTCTGTTTGCCTGTGGTGGTCTTCAATGAGCTCACCAATAAGAGGCTGTTGGGGGACATCTCATGCAGAGTGGTACCATATATGGAG GTGACTTCCCTAGGGGTGACTTCCTTCAGCCTGTGTGCCCTGGGTATCGACCGCTTTAATGCTACCACTAGCTCCCAGCCCAAGACCCGTCGGGTGGAGCGCTGTCAGTCCGTCCTGGCCAAGCTGCTGGTCATCTGGGTTGGTTCCATGGTGTTGGCTGCCCCAGAGCTGCTCCTatggcagctcagtcaggccgtgTCTCCAGCCACAGGGGCCTTGATGGACTCCTGCACCATGAACCCCACCTCCAACCTTCCCGAGTCCATCTACGCCCTGGTCATCAACTACCACGAGTGCCGCATGTGGTGGTACTTTGGCTGCTACTTCTGCCTGCCCGTGGTCTTCACCCTGCTGTGCCAGCTGGCCACCTGCCACGTGTCCCATGACAGCATCCCTGAGCGTCTGGAGGAGCGCTCCCCCTCCAAGAAGCAGAAGATACAACATAACCAACAGGTGGAGCGCCAGCTCAACTGCACCGTGATGGCCCTGGCCGTGGTCTACGGCATCTGCGCCCTACCGGAGAACGTGTGCAACATCGTTCTGGCCTACACCGCCATGCCCATCTCTGACAACACCGCCACCCTGCTGGCCCTCATCAACCAGTTCTTCTTGTTCTTCAAGTCGTCGGTGACGCCGGTGCTGCTGTTGTGCCTCTGTAAGTCCCTGGGCCAGGCCTTCAtggactgctgctgctgctgctgtgaggAGTGCCAACCCGGCAGCTCCTCTTCCCCTGGCACTGAGGCCAAACTCAAGAGCACCTCCACCATCTTCTTTGACAAAGCCAAGGACAGCTCCACCATCCTGTCAATCAGCGGGTCCAGCTGA
- the LOC115165968 gene encoding tyrosine-protein phosphatase non-receptor type 7 — MNESVESPSSSSSSSQPVDQEQSFPCPAATAPRKPVQLQERRGSNVSLVLDVSSLSLGAVEPLCSISTPKETLLHLLRTSTRPLTPSQLQEASDETSRLNSEYQKIPPNFVNPAELDIPGRALKDRYKTILPNPETRVCLRNPAAEEGGTERYINANYIKGYNGAPSAYIATQGPMLNTVHDFWEMVWQEGSATVVMITKLKEKNEKCELYWPEKDGSYGRFEVRVSIVKECDGYTIRDMIIQVGSENRQVRHYWYSTWPDHQTPDCTGPLLRLVVDVDEHRQSIPSPGPTIVHCSAGIGRTGCFIASSIGCLQLLHTSKADVLGIVCKLRLDRGGMIQTSEQYQFLYLTLAQYSRQLGNTDSGSESPVPIQTIRTTGTCGDRESPAKT, encoded by the exons ATGAATGAGTCAGTAGaatccccatcatcatcatcatcatcatcacaaccTGTGGACCAGGAACAGTCATTCCCCTGCCCTGCTGCCACAGCTCCTCGCAAACCAGTCCAGCtccaggagag ACGGGGCTCCAATGTGTCCCTGGTGCTGGACGTGAGCAGTCTCAGCCTGGGTGCGGTAGAGCCCTTGTGCTCCATCTCCACCCCCAAAGAGACCCTCCTCCACCTGCTGAGGACCTCAACACGCCCTCTGACCCCCTCTCAGCTGCAGGAGGCATCTGACGAGACCAGCAGGCTGAACTCAGAGTACCAG AAGATTCCTCCAAACTTTGTCAACCCTGCAGAGCTGGACATTCCAGGACGCGCTTTAAAAGACAGATACAAGACCATACTGCCAA ATCCTGAGACCCGTGTGTGTCTGAGGAACCCTGCAGCAGAGGAAGGGGGTACTGAGAGATACATCAATGCAAACTACATAAAG GGTTACAACGGTGCACCCAGTGCCTACATCGCCACCCAGGGACCCATGCTCAACACAGTGCATGACTTCTGGGAGATGGTGTGGCAGGAGGGATCCGCCACCGTTGTCATGATCACCAAGCTAAAGGAGAAGAACGAG AAGTGCGAGCTTTACTGGCCAGAGAAGGACGGCAGCTATGGCAGATTTGAGGTCAGAGTGTCCATTGTGAAAGAATGTGACGGCTACACCATTCGAGATATGATTATACAA GTGGGCTCAGAGAACAGGCAGGTGAGACACTACTGGTACTCCACATGGCCAGACCACCAGACCCCAGACTGCACTGGGCCCCTGCTCAGACTGGTGGTGGATGTGGATGAACACAGGCAGTCCATACCCAGCCCAGGACCCACCATCGTCCACTGCAG TGCAGGGATTGGGAGAACAGGTTGTTTCATCGCCAGCAGCATTGGATGCCTACAGCTGCTACACACTAGTAAGGCTGATGTGCTTGGGATCGTCTGTAAGCTACGCCTCGACAG GGGTGGTATGATCCAGACCAGTGAGCAGTACCAGTTCCTGTACCTCACCCTGGCTCAGTACAGTAGGCAGCTGGGGAACACAGACAGTGGCTCAGAGAGCCCTGTCCCTATCCAGACCATTAGAACTACGGGGACATGTGGTGACAGAGAAAGCCCAGCTAAAACTTGA